One Bradyrhizobium zhanjiangense DNA segment encodes these proteins:
- a CDS encoding Nif11-like leader peptide family natural product precursor, producing MSQAEVERFVKNLAKEGSLLENLKQSATGLAPIVAVGKSHGYDFTLDEVRSCIRVPGRHELMQLDAIVGAKQDLSGAGLSRIVHTSALASSTSEAPTRAVQAAEAGRDLVAIVLLIVVVVAVAA from the coding sequence ATGTCGCAGGCTGAGGTAGAACGGTTTGTCAAGAATCTAGCAAAAGAGGGTAGTCTGCTCGAAAACCTTAAGCAGAGTGCTACAGGTCTTGCACCGATTGTAGCGGTCGGAAAGAGCCACGGCTACGATTTCACGCTTGACGAGGTTAGGAGCTGCATCCGAGTGCCAGGCCGACACGAGCTGATGCAGCTCGACGCGATTGTCGGCGCCAAGCAGGATTTGAGCGGTGCGGGCTTGAGCAGGATTGTGCATACCTCAGCGTTGGCTAGTTCAACGTCGGAGGCACCCACGAGGGCCGTGCAAGCCGCGGAAGCGGGCCGTGACCTAGTCGCTATCGTTTTACTTATTGTAGTTGTTGTCGCCGTCGCGGCATGA
- a CDS encoding HipA N-terminal domain-containing protein produces the protein MSLLLAAKKHSGAKVANYLWKLLPDSDQTLQKWGQIYGVSPNSAFALLSKVGEDCAGAIQIVTDEWMAANADSAGGFSGRRGRGREPPQAPARGDGTAR, from the coding sequence ATGTCCCTGCTTCTCGCCGCCAAGAAGCACTCCGGCGCGAAGGTGGCCAACTATCTCTGGAAACTGCTTCCGGACAGCGACCAGACCCTGCAGAAATGGGGACAGATCTACGGCGTGTCGCCGAACAGCGCGTTCGCTTTGCTATCGAAGGTCGGAGAGGATTGCGCCGGCGCGATCCAGATCGTCACCGACGAGTGGATGGCCGCCAACGCGGATTCGGCCGGGGGGTTCAGTGGACGACGAGGCCGAGGTCGCGAACCGCCTCAAGCGCCTGCGCGAGGAGATGGGACGGCGCGATAG
- a CDS encoding TlpA disulfide reductase family protein, translated as MVLRMESPAPPIKVENWLRGEPLTSFQPGKVYIVEFWATWCGPCAAVMPHLVQLQEKYKDSGLELLGVAAYERAPTADEARTSLDAWLTDKFSNLNYRIGFDSTGEMSKLWMESSFSVGIPTSFVVDRDGHIAFIGPPMQLDDVLPKVLNGSWRTSDEAKAADTERIDSGRREMREMKRKRALTEPILAKLSPAMKAEDWAKAVSAVEEAVAVMPDDLNFRALHADLLLHRLRNLQTGLPVMRQFARDAIDKNDEQWMEGALRQLFDPANDNSHFPSAERLAMGKELSEHILALNPPQGDGDFKYLSYGAVAQYYYESGNKDRAIELVEVALNSLGGPEPISDELKQDVMSTLVEALANYKGEKACYGTVCATPQDGFPRASKRRQRSKQHKEG; from the coding sequence ATGGTGCTGCGCATGGAGTCCCCAGCTCCTCCGATCAAGGTGGAGAACTGGCTGCGCGGCGAGCCCCTCACGAGCTTCCAGCCCGGGAAGGTGTACATCGTCGAATTTTGGGCAACTTGGTGCGGACCATGTGCGGCAGTGATGCCTCATCTAGTACAGCTGCAAGAGAAATACAAAGACAGCGGACTTGAGCTGCTCGGCGTCGCAGCTTACGAACGAGCTCCAACGGCGGACGAGGCCCGAACAAGCTTGGACGCGTGGTTGACCGACAAGTTCTCGAACCTGAACTATCGGATCGGGTTCGACTCCACAGGCGAAATGAGCAAGCTTTGGATGGAGTCCAGCTTTTCTGTCGGGATTCCCACCTCGTTCGTCGTTGACCGTGACGGCCACATCGCCTTTATCGGTCCTCCGATGCAGCTCGATGACGTCTTGCCGAAAGTTCTTAACGGCAGCTGGCGGACCAGCGATGAAGCTAAAGCCGCCGATACAGAGCGGATCGACAGCGGAAGACGCGAAATGCGCGAAATGAAGCGTAAGCGGGCGCTGACTGAGCCGATTCTCGCCAAGCTTTCGCCGGCGATGAAGGCGGAGGATTGGGCAAAGGCGGTTTCGGCGGTCGAAGAGGCCGTCGCGGTGATGCCGGACGACCTCAACTTCCGCGCGCTCCATGCGGATCTATTGCTTCACAGGCTGCGCAACTTGCAGACCGGCTTGCCGGTTATGAGGCAATTCGCTCGCGACGCGATCGACAAAAACGATGAGCAGTGGATGGAAGGGGCGCTGCGCCAACTCTTTGATCCGGCGAATGACAACTCCCACTTCCCGTCTGCCGAGCGCCTTGCGATGGGCAAAGAGTTGTCCGAACACATTCTTGCGCTGAATCCTCCGCAAGGGGACGGTGACTTCAAGTACCTGTCCTATGGGGCGGTCGCTCAGTATTATTACGAGAGCGGCAACAAGGATCGCGCAATCGAATTGGTCGAGGTGGCGTTGAACTCGCTAGGCGGTCCTGAGCCTATCTCCGACGAACTGAAACAGGACGTCATGTCGACGTTGGTCGAAGCGCTGGCCAACTACAAGGGTGAGAAGGCTTGCTATGGGACGGTTTGTGCAACTCCGCAAGACGGATTTCCGAGAGCGTCAAAGCGCAGGCAACGAAGCAAACAACATAAAGAAGGGTGA
- a CDS encoding non-ribosomal peptide synthetase: MAGRVSTENQSGENESVERQPVNVITAIDRLAGSDPERVALRYGADELTYEALRLRSDALARNLREQGAQGAVVGYWGERDLDWATAVVAILKAGSTYLPLDPSLPASRTSFMIEQSRCALVIGRDQPTSLSLLQASSKGATQFVAIAAALRQGQSSSVVPSPSEDGLAYILFTSGSTGQPKGAMIERGALNNHLAAKIDALSLTRTDCVAQTASHCFDISLWQLLAGLCVGASSAIIDDATLRSPLSLLQAIQGSGAAVIQFVPSMLAVFVEYLQSLTSAERALDGLRIISTVGEPLTPGLARAWLGLYPRVPILNHYGPTECADGVTHHLVSMPPALAEPYVPIGRPIHNVKVYVADGLRLCNMGEVGEICVSGVGVAAGYANDDVRTKDAFGPNPFSNDPSFRRLYRTGDLGRVRSDGLLECLGRRDRQVKIRGHRIELGEIEARLSAHPLVHGAVAVASVCAGVKLTARDIAGSDAQAESRRLIAYVSAPAELAESELQNFLAEALPSYMLPERIIHVSGIPLTRNGKVDFGALPDPGSVRPPLATPFEEPQTDLEARLRKIWSGILRIEKIGVNDQFISLGGDSLRAMLILGQLQTLLGVKADFRMVLNGTIRSLAASIAAPADSKPCTALTYGRPSRSPLTRVQEHLWFLSQLDPSARNYIIQGGLRIKGNIDLARFNRAWTEVIHSHQALSARFIDEDGPVQCFDAPPCTNLELIDASHLTSSEAEELIAQFRRTELKDNFDLGQGHLFRARMVRLGPDNHLILITAHEIILDAWSISVLLRDLQQRYVDAVAFCPENRASLSGYAAWETQHVPPEALESQRHYWRRQIGDDPPVLSLGRARPQTNSYRGGSHPVLLGSNLSSRVREFARRNGCTTSTTLLACFQLLLRMYSGQDDIVVGMPHAVRDQPGSADIIGFFLNMLPIRAAIDAGQSFAVHATRIQGLVSDAIANSAYPFGWMVRDTRLCREPGRSPIFQVMFNMYSEAAEPVGRDELALTFREYDTGYVKFDLTLYAQDHGDEIALQLAYAEDIFSSDLVVRMANNLRCLIEACVDKPLAPIEELSCLSASDVTLLNSLEGARQPYESECPLVEAFEQISVCNHSKVAYFGEFGEVTFGQLRERVAAIRSFLRDLDLGAGDMVAMLVDRSPDVAAVMLAARALHSIVVPIPPDYPPDRIQHILRDSQAKVLVHANTTVTGFDIPSICLLTLDRCRALTDNFESSDSPSDHQIANLIYTSSSTGRAKGVLIPESAILNRLNWMWRRFPFDSTDVMVVQKSASLVASAWEYFGGLLRGVPTLILTQGQVLDPDLLLCSLAKRRVTRFFASPPVLSGLIGSQERQPQRTALRLVTSSAEPMPSSLPARWRGSFPGVPLWNFYGATECASNAAVHETSDADDNSALVPVGRPIDNVKLYVLDPRLKRVPVGAPGELCIAGRCLSAGYWRDQDRTDRCFVPNPYDSGQYNVLYRSGDIARISTSGLLQICGRSDNQIKVRGFRIEPEEVEVALESHPAIAKAAVFAEGIDDDRRLTASVVPARKNLSSGEILAHLRNRLPSPMVPTAFRLVDSVPLTTSGKIDRARLSSVPYREIETNPSAEPRTRNERVLARIWEDLLGAKGVGIDSSFFDIGGDSLLSVRCVTLARKAGLNLSVNQLYRTPTIRELAAGEAEAAPHNVASADGLLPVPPVISFWNSLVGFDEHFNIGDLFFLRGGILNIKILDRALAHVIERHEGLRLRVARTQDGLRLGIGPCPAERIVEEIDLVRMTGPDQRRTIESVSARRQHMFRFDGHTPLIHVAAFRTSESGDYYLLVLMHHFVADGMGYRLFLEALEGAYHALAAGHDVNGPETVQRLSPWLKRLEHYANSEAPDELKHWEDIDYDQFNLRVSDASSRGTSVAEGSAREFHDASVGGRRDVANGSSLCVNQAKYHLEIDGEATAGLLSIGARSAHCQDFDVFLAALSGAFGALFGNYSLWIDSLTSTRGRLFDDFDSSQIIGLLSELVPLSLNVTGTESRSDRARLIYRQRNALPRGGIGFRALKFLNRDPAVRCRLDRLPLPRIGVNYRARLQRHFPRRFLDTDPYPLWIGEHMHQAAAIHVFWFDVGYQSGDLQIDITYDPSMVDYEVTRHLCTVLQQELLQTINEIRKISGHIHP, from the coding sequence ATGGCGGGGCGCGTGTCTACGGAAAATCAATCAGGCGAAAATGAGTCCGTGGAACGTCAACCGGTCAACGTGATCACGGCGATCGATCGACTTGCAGGATCGGATCCGGAGAGGGTTGCGCTGAGGTACGGCGCAGACGAACTCACATATGAGGCGCTACGATTAAGATCGGATGCCCTTGCAAGGAACTTACGAGAGCAGGGCGCTCAAGGGGCGGTTGTCGGCTATTGGGGGGAGCGGGACCTCGACTGGGCGACGGCGGTCGTCGCAATATTGAAAGCTGGATCAACGTACCTACCGCTCGATCCATCGTTACCGGCTTCCCGTACATCATTCATGATCGAGCAGAGCCGCTGCGCTCTGGTGATTGGCCGAGACCAGCCGACTTCGCTGAGCCTATTGCAGGCGAGCAGCAAAGGCGCCACGCAATTCGTAGCGATAGCGGCGGCGCTGCGCCAGGGCCAGAGTTCGTCTGTGGTGCCATCGCCGAGCGAGGATGGACTCGCCTACATTCTGTTTACGTCTGGTTCGACGGGCCAGCCTAAGGGCGCAATGATTGAGCGCGGCGCCCTAAACAATCATTTGGCGGCCAAGATCGACGCTCTAAGTCTCACTCGGACGGATTGCGTCGCGCAAACCGCGTCGCATTGCTTTGATATCTCGCTGTGGCAGCTTCTGGCTGGGCTTTGCGTCGGAGCCTCTAGCGCGATCATTGATGATGCAACATTGAGATCGCCATTGTCCCTCCTCCAAGCAATTCAAGGAAGCGGCGCTGCGGTTATCCAATTCGTTCCGTCGATGCTGGCAGTGTTTGTTGAGTATCTGCAGTCGCTTACTTCGGCGGAGCGAGCTCTGGATGGTTTGCGGATTATTTCTACGGTCGGAGAACCGCTAACACCCGGATTGGCACGTGCGTGGCTTGGCTTATATCCCCGCGTCCCCATTCTCAATCACTACGGGCCGACCGAGTGCGCGGACGGCGTTACGCATCATCTGGTTTCCATGCCCCCTGCGCTGGCTGAGCCTTATGTGCCGATCGGCAGACCGATTCATAACGTTAAGGTTTACGTCGCCGACGGACTGCGGCTGTGCAACATGGGGGAGGTCGGCGAAATCTGTGTAAGCGGCGTTGGTGTCGCTGCCGGTTACGCCAATGACGATGTCCGCACCAAGGATGCCTTTGGGCCGAACCCGTTCTCAAACGACCCGTCGTTCCGGCGCCTATACCGGACAGGTGATCTTGGGCGCGTTCGTTCCGACGGGCTTCTGGAATGTCTCGGTCGACGGGATCGTCAGGTCAAAATTCGCGGGCACAGAATCGAGCTGGGAGAAATCGAAGCTCGTTTGTCCGCTCATCCCTTGGTTCATGGCGCCGTCGCAGTCGCCTCTGTCTGTGCAGGTGTAAAGCTTACGGCGCGAGATATAGCTGGGTCGGACGCGCAAGCCGAATCGCGGCGACTGATTGCGTATGTGTCGGCTCCAGCTGAACTGGCGGAAAGCGAGCTCCAGAACTTTCTTGCGGAGGCGCTTCCCAGCTACATGCTCCCAGAAAGAATCATCCACGTCAGCGGTATTCCACTGACCAGGAACGGAAAGGTCGATTTTGGAGCGTTGCCCGACCCGGGCAGTGTTCGTCCTCCGTTGGCAACGCCATTCGAGGAGCCACAAACAGACCTCGAAGCCCGACTGCGTAAAATCTGGTCCGGCATTTTGCGCATTGAGAAGATTGGTGTGAATGACCAGTTCATAAGCCTCGGCGGAGACTCGCTGCGGGCAATGCTCATATTGGGACAGTTGCAGACTCTGCTCGGGGTGAAAGCGGATTTCAGGATGGTCCTGAATGGGACGATTCGGTCTCTTGCCGCTTCGATCGCGGCTCCAGCCGATTCCAAGCCCTGCACAGCCCTGACGTACGGAAGGCCCAGCCGATCGCCTCTGACGCGAGTTCAGGAGCACCTATGGTTTCTCTCTCAGCTCGATCCATCTGCCAGGAACTACATCATTCAAGGCGGCCTGCGGATTAAGGGAAACATCGATTTAGCTCGGTTCAATCGCGCCTGGACCGAGGTCATTCATTCCCACCAGGCACTTTCGGCGCGCTTTATCGACGAAGACGGTCCGGTTCAATGCTTTGATGCCCCGCCATGCACCAATCTTGAATTGATCGATGCATCTCATCTCACCTCCTCCGAGGCTGAGGAGCTCATCGCACAGTTTCGGCGAACGGAGCTGAAAGACAATTTCGATCTCGGACAGGGCCACTTGTTTCGCGCGCGCATGGTCCGGCTTGGTCCTGACAATCATCTCATATTGATCACCGCTCACGAAATCATCCTCGATGCTTGGTCGATTTCTGTGCTCCTCAGAGATCTTCAGCAAAGATACGTAGATGCCGTGGCGTTTTGCCCAGAGAACCGTGCGTCACTCTCGGGCTATGCGGCGTGGGAAACACAACACGTTCCGCCAGAGGCGCTGGAGAGCCAACGTCACTATTGGCGTCGTCAGATTGGTGATGATCCACCGGTGCTTTCGCTTGGAAGAGCGCGCCCGCAAACAAATTCATACCGCGGCGGCTCGCATCCAGTGCTGCTTGGCAGCAATCTATCCAGTCGGGTAAGAGAATTCGCGCGCCGGAATGGCTGCACCACGTCGACAACACTGCTGGCGTGCTTCCAGCTGCTGCTACGAATGTATAGCGGTCAGGACGATATTGTCGTCGGCATGCCACACGCTGTACGGGATCAACCTGGCAGCGCCGACATCATTGGCTTTTTCCTGAATATGCTGCCGATCCGTGCCGCGATCGATGCCGGTCAGTCCTTTGCTGTTCATGCCACGCGCATCCAGGGCCTGGTCAGCGATGCCATCGCAAATTCGGCCTATCCATTCGGATGGATGGTCAGGGATACAAGGTTATGTCGCGAACCGGGTCGATCTCCGATCTTCCAGGTCATGTTCAACATGTACTCCGAGGCCGCCGAACCCGTTGGTCGGGACGAGTTGGCTCTGACATTCCGCGAGTACGACACAGGCTATGTCAAATTCGACCTAACATTGTACGCACAAGATCACGGCGATGAAATTGCGCTCCAGCTGGCGTATGCGGAAGACATATTTTCGAGTGATCTAGTTGTTCGCATGGCCAACAATCTGCGCTGTCTGATTGAGGCCTGCGTTGACAAACCGCTTGCGCCCATTGAGGAGCTGAGCTGCCTCAGCGCGTCAGACGTCACTCTACTGAACTCGCTGGAGGGGGCCAGGCAGCCATATGAGTCAGAATGTCCGCTTGTTGAAGCCTTCGAGCAGATCAGTGTCTGCAATCACAGCAAGGTAGCATATTTTGGCGAGTTCGGGGAAGTCACATTCGGCCAGCTGCGTGAGCGCGTAGCAGCTATCAGGTCCTTCCTGCGGGATTTGGACCTGGGCGCTGGCGATATGGTCGCCATGCTGGTCGACCGGTCGCCTGACGTTGCCGCTGTTATGCTGGCGGCGCGAGCTTTGCACTCTATTGTCGTGCCGATACCGCCGGATTATCCGCCTGATCGGATCCAACACATCCTGCGAGATAGTCAGGCAAAGGTGTTGGTTCACGCAAATACCACGGTGACTGGCTTTGACATACCTTCGATTTGTCTATTGACGTTAGACAGGTGCAGGGCGCTGACGGATAATTTCGAATCCAGCGACTCACCCTCAGATCACCAAATTGCGAACCTTATATACACGTCGTCCTCAACAGGGCGGGCGAAGGGGGTTCTTATTCCGGAATCGGCCATTCTCAATCGGCTGAACTGGATGTGGCGACGCTTTCCTTTCGATAGTACCGACGTGATGGTTGTCCAGAAGTCCGCTTCCCTTGTTGCGTCCGCTTGGGAGTATTTTGGTGGGCTTCTGAGAGGTGTGCCCACGCTGATCCTCACCCAAGGGCAGGTGCTAGATCCGGATCTGTTGTTGTGCAGTTTGGCAAAACGTCGTGTGACACGCTTTTTTGCCTCTCCGCCAGTCCTGTCCGGTCTCATTGGGTCCCAGGAACGGCAACCGCAAAGGACCGCCTTGAGATTGGTCACAAGCAGCGCCGAACCGATGCCTTCCTCGCTGCCCGCTCGCTGGCGCGGGTCTTTTCCGGGCGTGCCGTTGTGGAACTTCTATGGTGCGACGGAATGTGCGTCCAATGCAGCCGTGCACGAAACGTCGGATGCTGATGACAACTCGGCGCTTGTGCCGGTGGGGCGGCCAATCGACAACGTCAAACTCTACGTGCTCGATCCACGATTGAAGAGAGTGCCTGTTGGAGCCCCCGGCGAACTGTGCATCGCGGGCCGCTGTCTCAGCGCTGGGTACTGGCGGGATCAAGATCGGACTGACCGCTGTTTCGTGCCGAATCCGTATGATAGCGGACAATATAACGTGCTTTATCGAAGTGGGGACATCGCACGCATCTCGACCAGCGGCCTTCTCCAGATTTGCGGCCGATCGGACAACCAGATCAAGGTGAGGGGCTTTCGCATCGAGCCGGAGGAGGTCGAAGTTGCCCTTGAGTCTCATCCGGCGATCGCAAAGGCCGCGGTCTTCGCAGAAGGCATCGATGACGATCGCCGCTTGACGGCGAGCGTGGTGCCCGCTCGCAAGAATCTAAGCTCTGGAGAGATTCTCGCCCACCTGCGGAACAGATTGCCATCTCCCATGGTTCCCACAGCCTTCAGGTTGGTTGACAGTGTCCCCCTGACGACAAGCGGAAAGATAGACCGTGCTCGCCTATCCTCCGTTCCTTACCGCGAGATAGAAACTAATCCATCTGCTGAGCCCCGCACCAGGAACGAGCGAGTTCTTGCTCGGATCTGGGAGGATCTATTAGGCGCCAAGGGGGTAGGAATCGACAGCAGTTTCTTTGATATCGGCGGCGATTCTCTTCTGAGCGTACGTTGCGTCACGCTGGCGCGCAAAGCCGGGCTGAATCTCAGCGTCAACCAGCTTTATCGAACACCGACCATCAGGGAGTTGGCGGCCGGGGAAGCGGAGGCGGCACCCCACAACGTGGCTTCCGCGGATGGCTTACTGCCTGTGCCCCCCGTAATATCGTTTTGGAATTCTCTTGTCGGCTTTGACGAGCATTTTAACATCGGCGATCTGTTCTTCTTGCGCGGCGGCATCCTGAACATCAAGATCCTGGACCGCGCTCTCGCCCATGTCATCGAGAGGCACGAAGGCCTCAGGCTCCGCGTTGCCAGAACCCAAGATGGACTACGGCTGGGGATTGGGCCTTGTCCGGCCGAGCGCATCGTGGAGGAGATCGATCTCGTCCGGATGACCGGCCCAGACCAGCGCAGGACAATCGAGAGCGTCTCGGCAAGACGTCAACACATGTTTCGGTTTGACGGCCACACGCCTCTTATTCACGTCGCGGCCTTCCGTACTTCGGAAAGCGGCGATTACTATTTGCTGGTGTTGATGCATCATTTCGTAGCGGATGGGATGGGCTATCGGCTATTTCTGGAAGCATTGGAGGGCGCATACCACGCTCTTGCCGCAGGCCACGATGTGAATGGTCCCGAGACCGTACAAAGGCTCTCTCCCTGGTTGAAGCGCCTCGAGCACTACGCGAACAGCGAAGCACCAGACGAACTCAAGCACTGGGAGGACATCGACTACGACCAATTCAACTTGCGTGTCAGCGACGCGTCATCGCGCGGCACGAGTGTTGCCGAAGGAAGCGCGAGAGAGTTTCACGATGCAAGTGTCGGAGGTCGTCGGGACGTTGCGAACGGCAGTTCGCTTTGTGTAAATCAGGCCAAGTACCATCTTGAGATCGACGGGGAAGCGACAGCGGGTCTCCTCAGTATTGGAGCCAGATCAGCGCATTGTCAGGACTTTGATGTGTTTCTTGCTGCCCTGTCCGGTGCGTTTGGCGCCCTGTTCGGAAACTATTCGCTCTGGATTGATAGCCTGACCTCGACACGAGGCCGGCTGTTTGACGATTTCGATTCATCTCAGATCATTGGTCTTCTCAGCGAGCTCGTTCCGCTTTCATTGAATGTCACAGGAACGGAGTCGCGTTCCGACCGTGCTCGTTTGATATACCGGCAGCGCAATGCGCTGCCGCGCGGGGGAATAGGCTTTCGGGCCCTGAAATTCCTAAACCGGGATCCAGCCGTGCGGTGTCGGCTTGATCGCCTGCCACTCCCCAGAATTGGGGTGAATTATCGCGCCCGTTTGCAGCGCCATTTCCCACGCCGTTTTCTAGACACAGACCCTTATCCACTCTGGATCGGCGAACACATGCATCAAGCGGCGGCGATCCACGTCTTCTGGTTCGATGTCGGATATCAATCGGGCGATCTACAGATTGACATCACGTATGATCCGAGCATGGTCGATTATGAGGTGACCCGCCATCTTTGCACGGTCTTGCAACAGGAGCTGTTGCAGACGATCAATGAAATTCGGAAGATCTCGGGACACATTCATCCATGA
- a CDS encoding BRCT domain-containing protein, with protein MMAGADEFYNRVGGDRIGSRQIDELIGIARGLVADNQINQAEVEFLQKWLGANLHISDQPVVRVLYKRVDEMLSDGVLDDDEKTELLDTLNQFSNREIDGLGEVLKSTSLPLNDPEPPLTFAGQRYCFTGTFNFGCRKECESAVEGLGAEVGSLTQKTNVLVIGIYATDSWKHSSFGNKIMKACDWRDKGFPISIVSEPHWKRYLPV; from the coding sequence ATGATGGCTGGCGCAGACGAATTCTACAATCGTGTGGGTGGCGACAGGATCGGCAGCAGGCAGATCGATGAATTGATTGGGATCGCCCGCGGCTTGGTGGCAGACAACCAGATCAACCAAGCTGAAGTCGAATTCTTGCAGAAGTGGCTCGGCGCCAATCTTCACATCAGCGATCAGCCCGTCGTGCGAGTGCTTTACAAGCGGGTCGACGAGATGCTGAGTGACGGCGTGCTCGATGACGACGAGAAGACGGAGCTACTCGATACACTCAATCAGTTTTCAAACCGAGAGATTGATGGCTTGGGTGAAGTTCTCAAATCAACATCGCTGCCGCTGAACGATCCCGAGCCGCCACTGACATTCGCCGGTCAACGATACTGCTTCACAGGCACATTCAATTTCGGCTGCCGCAAGGAATGTGAGAGCGCGGTCGAAGGCCTCGGCGCCGAAGTCGGTAGCCTGACACAGAAAACAAACGTTCTTGTGATCGGCATCTACGCTACCGATTCGTGGAAACACTCCTCGTTTGGGAACAAGATCATGAAGGCCTGTGACTGGCGAGACAAAGGGTTTCCGATCAGCATTGTTTCCGAGCCGCACTGGAAGCGGTACCTTCCAGTGTAA